Below is a window of Comamonadaceae bacterium M7527 DNA.
CGTTTCCTCGCGCGCTTTGCCGCCACGTCCAATGCCGCTGATACTCACGCTGCGCACATAGGCGGCAGCGCCTGCCAGCGTGTCTTTGGCCTCTAGATCAATCAGCATCAAGCCGCGACCGCCTTTGGCCATGTGCTTTAGCTCGGCGAGGTCGAAAGTCAGTACACGCCCGCCGGTAGACGCACACGCCACGTGCGTCGCCATTTGCAAGCTGTCAAATTCAGGCACGCCATCTATATCGCGCGGCTTGCCCAACAATGGGCTGGGGCGGTTGATGGTGGCACCAGCTGCCACATTGATGAACGACTTGCCCGCTTTTTGGCGGCTCACCATGTCTTGCACCTGCGCCACAAAACCATAGCCGTCCGAGGTCGACAACACATAACCCGTGGTTGGTGCACCTGCAACGTAATGCACAGGCTGTGTACCAGCTTCCAGCTCTATGAGTGTGGTGATGGGCTGACCGTCGCCACGCCCACCTGGCAAGGCAGCCACGGGTACAGAGTAGGTGCGCCCTGCACTGCCCAGCACAATGAGTGTGTCAACACTGCGGCACTCGAATGCCCCGTATAGCTGGTCGCCAGCCTTGAACGCAAAGGCATCAGCGGCGTGTCCATGACCAGCGCGCGTGCGTACCCAACCCTTGTCAGACACCACCACAGTCACAGGCTCATCCACAATTTTGATTTCAGCCACGACACGCTTTTCAGCTTGTACCAGTGTGCGTCTGTCGTCACCAAAGGTTTTGGCATCGGCTTCAATTTCTTTAACCATGAGCTTTTTCAAGCTGGTGGGGTTGTCCAAAACGTCTTGCAATCTGGTTTGGTCTTCACGCAGTTTGGCCAGCTCTTGCTCAATTTTGATGGCCTCTAGTCTGGCCAACTGGCGCAAGCGAATTTCGAGAATGTCTTCGGCTTGCCGGTCTGACAACTTAAAACGCTCTACCAGAGCGGCTTTAGGCTCATCGCTTTGACGAATGATGGCGATCACCTCGTCAATATTGAGCAACACCGTTTGGCGGCCTTCCAAAATATGGATGCGGTCCAGGACCTTGGCCAAACGGCTTTGTGTGCGCCTGGTAATGGTGGTTTGCCTAAAGCTCACCCACTCCACCAACATCTGGCGCAACGACTTGGGCACGGGCTTGCCGTCAATACCCACCATGGTGAGGTTGATGCTGGATGAGGTCTCCAAGCTGGTGTGCGCCAGCAACTG
It encodes the following:
- the parC gene encoding DNA topoisomerase IV subunit A codes for the protein MQQPVAMPSSGSDDSLAGYAQRAYLEYALSVVKGRALPDVCDGQKPVQRRILYAMQRMGLGYGASGAPKPVKSARVVGDVLGRFHPHGDQAAYDALVRMAQDFSQRYPLIDGQGNFGSRDGDGAAAMRYTEARLAKITSVLLDEIDEGTVDFVANYDGSTEEPRQLPARLPFTLLNGASGIAVGMATEIPSHNLREVATACVALVKQPAISDEALLELLPAPDYPGGGQIISTAHEIAQAYKTGRGSLKVRARWVIEDLARGQWQMVVTELPPGVSTQKVLEEIEDITNPKVKTGKKALTADQTQLKASMLAVLDGVRDESGKEAAVRLVFEPKTRSISQEELTTQLLAHTSLETSSSINLTMVGIDGKPVPKSLRQMLVEWVSFRQTTITRRTQSRLAKVLDRIHILEGRQTVLLNIDEVIAIIRQSDEPKAALVERFKLSDRQAEDILEIRLRQLARLEAIKIEQELAKLREDQTRLQDVLDNPTSLKKLMVKEIEADAKTFGDDRRTLVQAEKRVVAEIKIVDEPVTVVVSDKGWVRTRAGHGHAADAFAFKAGDQLYGAFECRSVDTLIVLGSAGRTYSVPVAALPGGRGDGQPITTLIELEAGTQPVHYVAGAPTTGYVLSTSDGYGFVAQVQDMVSRQKAGKSFINVAAGATINRPSPLLGKPRDIDGVPEFDSLQMATHVACASTGGRVLTFDLAELKHMAKGGRGLMLIDLEAKDTLAGAAAYVRSVSISGIGRGGKAREETLEIRSLNNAKGARARKGKASDLGFKPNAVTRVV